Proteins encoded within one genomic window of Canis lupus baileyi chromosome 36, mCanLup2.hap1, whole genome shotgun sequence:
- the BZW1 gene encoding eIF5-mimic protein 2 isoform X1 — protein sequence MYGAAGPPARSASAPVVRALRRPPPPATGVSFMNNQKQQKPTLSGQRFKTRKRDEKERFDPTQFQDCIIQGLTETGTDLEAVAKFLDASGAKLDYRRYAETLFDILVAGGMLAPGGTLADDMMRTDVCVFAAQEDLETMQAFAQVFNKLIRRYKYLEKGFEDEVKKLLLFLKGFSESERNKLAMLTGVLLANGTLNASILNSLYNENLVKEGVSAAFAVKLFKSWINEKDINAVAASLRKVSMDNRLMELFPANKQSVEHFTKYFTEAGLKELSEYVRNQQTIGARKELQKELQEQMSRGDPFKDIILYVKEEMKKNNIPEPVVIGIVWSSVMSTVEWNKKEELVAEQAIKHLKQYSPLLAAFTTQGQSELTLLLKIQEYCYDNIHFMKAFQKIVVLFYKAEVLSEEPILKWYKDAHVAKGKSVFLEQMKKFVEWLKNAEEESESEAEEGD from the exons ATGTACGGGGCGGCCGGGCCCCCGGCGCGGAGCGCCTCGGCGCCTGTGGTGCGCGCGTTGCGGCGGCCGCCACCGCCGGCGACCGG ggtgtcttttatgaataatcAAAAGCAGCAAAAGCCAACGCTATCAGGCCAGcgttttaaaaccagaaaaagag atGAAAAAGAGAGGTTTGACCCTACTCAGTTTCAAGACTGTATTATTCAAGGCTTAACTGAAACTGGTACTGATTTGGAAGCAGTAGCAAAGTTTCTTGATGCTTCTGGAGCAAAACTTGATTACCGCCGATATGCAGAAACACTCTTTGACATTCTGGTGGCCGGCGGAATGCTGG CCCCAGGTGGTACActggcagatgacatgatgcgTACAGATGTCTGTGTGTTCGCAGCACAAGAAGACCTAGAGACCATGCAAGCATTTGCTCAG GTTTTTAACAAGTTAATCAGGCGCTACAAATACCTGGAGAAAGGTTTTGAAGATGAAGTAAAAAAG CTGCTGCTGTTCTTAAAGGGCTTTTCAGAGTCGGAGAGGAACAAGCTGGCTATGTTGACTGGTGTTCTTCTGGCTAATGGAACACTTAATGCATCCATTCTTAATAGCCTTTATAATGAGAATTTGGTTAAAGAAG GGGTTTCGGCAGCTTTTGCTGTAAAGCTCTTTAAATCATggataaatgaaaaagatatcAATGCAGTAGCTGCAAGTCTTCGGAAAGTCAGCATGGATAACAGACTGATG GAACTTTTTCCTGCCAATAAACAAAGCGTTGAACACTTCACAAAGTATTTTACTGAGGCAGGCTTGAAAGAACTTTCAGAATATGTTCGGAATCAACAAACCATAGGAGCTCGAAAGGAACTCCAGAAAGAACTTCAAGAACAGATGTCCCGTGGTGATCCATTTAAGGAT ATAATTTTGTATGTCAAGGAGGAGatgaaaaaaaacaacatcccAGAACCCGTTGTCATTGGAATAGTCTGGTCCAGCGTAATGAGCACCGTGGAATGGAACAAAAAGGAGGAGCTTGTAGCCGAGCAAGCCATCAAGCATTTGAAG CAATACAGCCCTCTACTTGCTGCCTTTACTACTCAAGGTCAGTCTGAGCTGACTCTGTTATTGAAGATTCAGGAGTATTGCTATGACAACATTCATTTCATGAAAGCCTTCCAGAAAATAGTGGTGCTTTTTTATAAAG CTGAAGTCCTGAGTGAAGAGCCCATTCTGAAGTGGTATAAAGATGCACATGTTGCCAAGGGGAAAAGTGTCTTCCTTGAGCAAATGAAAAAGTTTGTAGAGTGGCTCAAAAATGCTGAAGAAG aATCTGAGTCTGAAGCTGAAGAAGGTGACTGA
- the BZW1 gene encoding eIF5-mimic protein 2 isoform X2, with protein MNNQKQQKPTLSGQRFKTRKRDEKERFDPTQFQDCIIQGLTETGTDLEAVAKFLDASGAKLDYRRYAETLFDILVAGGMLAPGGTLADDMMRTDVCVFAAQEDLETMQAFAQVFNKLIRRYKYLEKGFEDEVKKLLLFLKGFSESERNKLAMLTGVLLANGTLNASILNSLYNENLVKEGVSAAFAVKLFKSWINEKDINAVAASLRKVSMDNRLMELFPANKQSVEHFTKYFTEAGLKELSEYVRNQQTIGARKELQKELQEQMSRGDPFKDIILYVKEEMKKNNIPEPVVIGIVWSSVMSTVEWNKKEELVAEQAIKHLKQYSPLLAAFTTQGQSELTLLLKIQEYCYDNIHFMKAFQKIVVLFYKAEVLSEEPILKWYKDAHVAKGKSVFLEQMKKFVEWLKNAEEESESEAEEGD; from the exons atgaataatcAAAAGCAGCAAAAGCCAACGCTATCAGGCCAGcgttttaaaaccagaaaaagag atGAAAAAGAGAGGTTTGACCCTACTCAGTTTCAAGACTGTATTATTCAAGGCTTAACTGAAACTGGTACTGATTTGGAAGCAGTAGCAAAGTTTCTTGATGCTTCTGGAGCAAAACTTGATTACCGCCGATATGCAGAAACACTCTTTGACATTCTGGTGGCCGGCGGAATGCTGG CCCCAGGTGGTACActggcagatgacatgatgcgTACAGATGTCTGTGTGTTCGCAGCACAAGAAGACCTAGAGACCATGCAAGCATTTGCTCAG GTTTTTAACAAGTTAATCAGGCGCTACAAATACCTGGAGAAAGGTTTTGAAGATGAAGTAAAAAAG CTGCTGCTGTTCTTAAAGGGCTTTTCAGAGTCGGAGAGGAACAAGCTGGCTATGTTGACTGGTGTTCTTCTGGCTAATGGAACACTTAATGCATCCATTCTTAATAGCCTTTATAATGAGAATTTGGTTAAAGAAG GGGTTTCGGCAGCTTTTGCTGTAAAGCTCTTTAAATCATggataaatgaaaaagatatcAATGCAGTAGCTGCAAGTCTTCGGAAAGTCAGCATGGATAACAGACTGATG GAACTTTTTCCTGCCAATAAACAAAGCGTTGAACACTTCACAAAGTATTTTACTGAGGCAGGCTTGAAAGAACTTTCAGAATATGTTCGGAATCAACAAACCATAGGAGCTCGAAAGGAACTCCAGAAAGAACTTCAAGAACAGATGTCCCGTGGTGATCCATTTAAGGAT ATAATTTTGTATGTCAAGGAGGAGatgaaaaaaaacaacatcccAGAACCCGTTGTCATTGGAATAGTCTGGTCCAGCGTAATGAGCACCGTGGAATGGAACAAAAAGGAGGAGCTTGTAGCCGAGCAAGCCATCAAGCATTTGAAG CAATACAGCCCTCTACTTGCTGCCTTTACTACTCAAGGTCAGTCTGAGCTGACTCTGTTATTGAAGATTCAGGAGTATTGCTATGACAACATTCATTTCATGAAAGCCTTCCAGAAAATAGTGGTGCTTTTTTATAAAG CTGAAGTCCTGAGTGAAGAGCCCATTCTGAAGTGGTATAAAGATGCACATGTTGCCAAGGGGAAAAGTGTCTTCCTTGAGCAAATGAAAAAGTTTGTAGAGTGGCTCAAAAATGCTGAAGAAG aATCTGAGTCTGAAGCTGAAGAAGGTGACTGA